Below is a genomic region from Delftia tsuruhatensis.
ATCTGGCTGGCCGCCGCCTGAGCCGGCCTGCAGCCCCGTCAGGGCGTACGCTTGTCCGGCGCGCAGCTGTCGCCGCCGCAGGCGCTGCAGCCGCCACAGCCGCCCCCGTCCCTGGGGGCCAGTGCCGGATGCAGTTGCCCGGCCTTGACGCGCCAGCGCGCCGGCAGGTAGCGCCAGACCAGGGACACCGCGGCCAATGCCACGACCAGGCCCACGATGATGTTCTGCCACATGTGCATGTCCTCCTTCAGCCGGCGCCCAGCGCCAGCGCGACCCGGTAGGTGATGAAGCTGGCCAGGTAGGCCAGGGCGAACAGGTAGCCGGTCATCAGCAGCGGATAGCGCCAGCCATTGGTCTCGCGCCGCACGGCGGCCAGCGTGGAGATGCACTGGGGCGCGAACACGAACCAGGCCAGCAGCGACAGCGCCGTGGCCAGCGACCAGGTGTGCGCGATCAGCGGGCCCAGCTGCTCGGCCATGGCCTCGTCGCTGGCGGCGGACAGCGCATAGACCGTGCCCATGGCGCTGACGGCCACCTCGCGCGCGGCCATGCCGGGCACCAGGGCGATGGCGATCTGCCAGTTGAAGCCGATGGGCGCCAGCACCACCTCCAGCCAGCCACCGATGCGGCCCGCGAAGCTGTAGCGGATGGCCGCTTCCGTCACGCCATCGGGCGGCGCCGGGTAGCTGGCCAGGAACCACAGCACGATACTCACGGTCAGGATGATGCCGCCCACGCGGCGCAGGAAGATCATCGCGCGCTCGTACAGGCCCAGGGCCAAGCTGCGCGGACTGGGCCAGCGGTAGGCGGGCAGCTCCATCAGCAGCGGCGTGGGGCCGGCACTGCGGCCCGCCAGCTTCGCCACGCCGGCCACGGCCATGGCGCTGACGATGCCCGCCACATACAGCGCGAACAGCACCAGGCCCTGGAGGTTGAAGACACCGCCCACGGTGCGCTCGGGGATGAAGGCGCTGATGAGCAGTGCATACACGGGAAGGCGCGCCGAGCAGGTCATCAGCGGCGCGATCATGATGGTCACGAGGCGATCGCGCCAGCTGGTGATGGAGCGCGTGGCCATGATGCCGGGCACGGCGCAGGCGAAGCTGGACAGCAGCGGGATGAAGGAGCGACCCGACAGCCCCACCTTGCCCATGACGCGGTCCAGCAGGAAGGCCGCGCGCGGCAGATAGCCCGAATCCTCCAGCGCCAGGATGAACAGGAACAGGATCAGGATCTGCGGCAGGAACACCAGCACGGCGCCCGTGCCGGCGATCACGCCATCGGCCAGCAGGCTGCGCAGCACGCCCTCGGGCATGTGCGCGTTGACCAGGGCCGAGACGGCGGAGACGCCGCCCTCTATGCCATCCATCAGCGGCTGCGCCCAGCTGAACACCGCCTGGAACATCAGGAACAGCGTGGCCGCCAGCAGCAGCATGCCCCACAGCGGGTGCAGCACCACGGCATCGATGCGGTCGTCGCGCCGCGTGTCCACCACGGGCTCCTGCACGCTGGCGGCCATGATGCGGGCCACCTCCTGGTGCAGCGCCAGCACCTGTTCGCGCGCATCGCCCTGCGCGGCCTGCGCCACGGCCGGCGCGGCCAGGGTGCGCGCCTCGGGCCCGTCCAGCCACTGCAGCAGTTCGCGCGCGCCGTCCTGGCGAACGCCCACGGTGGACAGCACCGGCATGCCCAGGGCGTGCGACAGGGCCTCGCGGTCGATGGTGATGCCCTGGCGCCGGGCCATGTCGCTCATGTTGAGCACCAGCAGCATGGGCAGGCCCAGGCGCCGAGCCTCCAGCACCAGGCGCAGGTTCAGGCGCAGGTGGGTGGCATCGGTGACGCAGACCAGCAGTTCGGGCGGCGCCTCGCGCGGATGCCGGCCCGCGACGATGTCGCGCGTGATGCGCTCGTCCTCGCTGTGCGCATGCAGGCTGTAGGTGCCCGGCAGGTCCAGAACACGCACGCGCCGGCCGCTGGCCGTATTCAGCCAGCCCTCCTTGCGCTCCACGGTGACGCCCGCGTAGTTGGCCACCTTCTGGCGCGCACCGGTCAGCAGGTTGAACAAAGCGGTCTTGCCGCAGTTGGGGTTGCCCAGCAGGGCCAGGCGCAGCGCGGAATCGCTGCCCCCCGGCCCCTTGGCGGGCTGCAGCGGCTGGATGAGTCTGGAAGACGGCTGCGTGCTCATGCGGCCTCCTGCGCACAGACCCTCACCAGGGCCGCTTCGTGGCGGCGCAATGCGAAGGTGGCCTGGCCCACGCGCACGGCCAGTGGATCGCCGCCGGGAAAGCCGGCGGCCACGATGCGCACGGGCTCGCCGGGCAGGAAGCCGATCTCCATCAGCCGCAGCAGCAGCTCCCGCTCGGAGGCGTCGCGCGCGGGCTGCAGCCCGACCACATGGGCCGGCGTCTGGCGCGGCAGCGTATCAAGGCCGATGGCGGCCGCATCAAGGGACCTGGAGGCCGCAGCCGCCGTCCCTGGGTTCATCGAATGCATGGCGTGTTGTATCAACTGATTTTTATTCTCATTTTGATTTTGATCGAACCCTGGCGACGGGCCCGCGCATGGTATCGGAGTGCGGGGCAGGGTTTTGCGCTGCCGGCCTTTGCCCCCTGCCCCCGCTCGGTGCGCCGCAGCCGTCACAATCGCGGCAACACGCCGACACGGCCTTCGCCTTCCAGACCCCCACGCCATGACCCATCCCTGCCTGAGCTGCGGCGCCTGCTGCGCGTCGTTCCGTGTGGATTTTTCCGTGCACGAGTCCCAGGACCATGGCGGCCGCGTGCCGGCCGGGCTGATCGAGGAAGTCACCGACCACACCTGCCGCATGCGCGGCACGGACTGGTCCCGCCCGCGCTGCGCGGCCCTGGTCGGCAAGGTGGGCGAGAAGGCCCACTGCGGCATCTACGAATGGCGCCCCTCGCCCTGCCGCGAGTTCGCCGCCGGCAGCGATGCCTGCAACCGCGTGCGCCTGCGGCACGGGCTGCCGGCACTGGACAGCGGACTGCTGTAAGGCCCCGGACCGCCCTACTCCACCGGCAGATTGGCCAACTGCCCCTTGAACTCCTGCAGCGAGAAATGCGTGTGCACCTGGCGCACGCCCGGCAGGCGGTGCAGGCGGCGCTGCAGCAGGTCGGAGTAGGCGTCCAGGTCGCGCGCGACCACGACCAGCAGGAAGTCCTCGGGACCCGAGATGCCGTGGAACATCACCACCTCGGGAATGGCGCAGACCGCCTGCTCGAAGATGCGCGAGGACTCCTCGTTCTGATGGTCTATGGCCACCATCACGAAGGCCAGCACGCCGAAGCCGATGGCGCGCCGGTCCAGGGCCGCGTGGTAGCCGGTGATCACGCCCTCGTCCTCCAGCCGCTTGATGCGCCGCCATGACGGCGATTGCGACAAATGCACGCGCTGGGCCAGCTCGCCCGAGGTCAGCCGCGCGTTGTCCTGCAGCGCGCGGATCAGCAGCCGGTCGGTTCTGTCGATCTCGATTGGCATAAACCACCTATGAATTCATGTTTCACAGAATAACTTATCCAAGATCAACGGCATTTAGGGATAACTACTAAATCACCTGCGGGATAGGCAAATAGCATCCGCCTCCGAAGCACCTACAACGACGGAGACCCACCCCATGCCTGCCTTCGAAGACATCGTCCAGCGCGAAGCCGGACTCCAGCAGCAGCTGTCCGCCGGACAGATGACCATGATCGCCATCGGCGGTGCCGTCGGCACCGGCCTGTTC
It encodes:
- the feoB gene encoding ferrous iron transporter B; the protein is MSTQPSSRLIQPLQPAKGPGGSDSALRLALLGNPNCGKTALFNLLTGARQKVANYAGVTVERKEGWLNTASGRRVRVLDLPGTYSLHAHSEDERITRDIVAGRHPREAPPELLVCVTDATHLRLNLRLVLEARRLGLPMLLVLNMSDMARRQGITIDREALSHALGMPVLSTVGVRQDGARELLQWLDGPEARTLAAPAVAQAAQGDAREQVLALHQEVARIMAASVQEPVVDTRRDDRIDAVVLHPLWGMLLLAATLFLMFQAVFSWAQPLMDGIEGGVSAVSALVNAHMPEGVLRSLLADGVIAGTGAVLVFLPQILILFLFILALEDSGYLPRAAFLLDRVMGKVGLSGRSFIPLLSSFACAVPGIMATRSITSWRDRLVTIMIAPLMTCSARLPVYALLISAFIPERTVGGVFNLQGLVLFALYVAGIVSAMAVAGVAKLAGRSAGPTPLLMELPAYRWPSPRSLALGLYERAMIFLRRVGGIILTVSIVLWFLASYPAPPDGVTEAAIRYSFAGRIGGWLEVVLAPIGFNWQIAIALVPGMAAREVAVSAMGTVYALSAASDEAMAEQLGPLIAHTWSLATALSLLAWFVFAPQCISTLAAVRRETNGWRYPLLMTGYLFALAYLASFITYRVALALGAG
- a CDS encoding FeoA family protein, producing MHSMNPGTAAAASRSLDAAAIGLDTLPRQTPAHVVGLQPARDASERELLLRLMEIGFLPGEPVRIVAAGFPGGDPLAVRVGQATFALRRHEAALVRVCAQEAA
- a CDS encoding YkgJ family cysteine cluster protein; this translates as MTHPCLSCGACCASFRVDFSVHESQDHGGRVPAGLIEEVTDHTCRMRGTDWSRPRCAALVGKVGEKAHCGIYEWRPSPCREFAAGSDACNRVRLRHGLPALDSGLL
- a CDS encoding Lrp/AsnC family transcriptional regulator, whose protein sequence is MPIEIDRTDRLLIRALQDNARLTSGELAQRVHLSQSPSWRRIKRLEDEGVITGYHAALDRRAIGFGVLAFVMVAIDHQNEESSRIFEQAVCAIPEVVMFHGISGPEDFLLVVVARDLDAYSDLLQRRLHRLPGVRQVHTHFSLQEFKGQLANLPVE